One genomic window of Thioclava sp. GXIMD4216 includes the following:
- a CDS encoding M23 family metallopeptidase, whose protein sequence is MWPSGRAGPKPLPRRLLDRTNSALERWLPEQRLFMKSDDSTRFVRLRPLTQASVLAVGAVLFGWSIVASSLLFIDNISEGSSAQQAAISQKAFEHRLDSLARERDSRASEALAAQERFQTALGQVSQMQSALLQSEEHRRELETGLKVVQQTLRRVMNERDAAKTQLAGLQQGKDGKGSPAARNVDMSETVQMLSNALGEIATERDSATQDAQDARQETEQLALQKRQLEQRNDQIFATLEDAVTISMAPFDKMFKQAGLNTDKILSEIRKGYSGTGGPLGSVSMSSKSPASLTEDDKRAASILQKLDEINMYRIAADKLPFQLPLKSQFRYSSPFGYRWGRLHAGVDMALPIGNHVYAPADGVITAAEWEHGYGQVIKIQHEFGVSTVYGHLSKIRVQKGQKVSQGDLIGDTGNTGRSTGPHLHYEIRLGGKPVDPMTFIKAAKNVF, encoded by the coding sequence CAGGAAGAGCAGGACCCAAGCCTTTGCCCCGACGTCTACTGGATCGTACCAACTCTGCCCTGGAGCGCTGGCTCCCCGAGCAGCGCCTCTTTATGAAATCGGATGACTCGACCCGCTTTGTGCGCCTGCGCCCTTTGACGCAGGCTTCGGTGCTGGCTGTCGGGGCGGTGCTGTTTGGCTGGTCCATCGTGGCAAGCTCGCTTCTGTTTATCGACAATATTTCCGAAGGCTCCTCGGCGCAGCAGGCGGCCATTTCGCAAAAGGCCTTCGAACACCGCCTGGATAGCCTTGCGCGTGAACGAGACAGCCGCGCCTCCGAGGCGCTGGCGGCGCAGGAGCGGTTCCAGACCGCGCTTGGTCAGGTCTCGCAGATGCAATCGGCGCTTCTGCAATCCGAAGAACATCGCCGCGAGCTGGAAACCGGCCTGAAGGTGGTGCAGCAGACCCTGCGCCGCGTGATGAACGAACGTGACGCTGCCAAGACCCAGCTGGCCGGATTGCAGCAGGGCAAGGATGGCAAAGGCAGCCCCGCTGCGCGCAATGTCGATATGTCGGAAACCGTGCAGATGCTGTCCAACGCTCTGGGTGAAATCGCGACCGAACGCGATAGCGCGACGCAGGACGCGCAGGATGCACGGCAGGAAACCGAACAGCTTGCGCTCCAGAAACGCCAGCTTGAACAACGCAATGACCAGATTTTCGCCACGCTTGAAGATGCGGTGACTATCTCGATGGCGCCGTTCGACAAGATGTTCAAACAGGCAGGGCTGAACACCGACAAGATCCTGAGCGAGATCCGCAAGGGCTATTCCGGTACGGGCGGCCCTTTGGGCAGCGTGTCGATGTCCTCCAAAAGCCCCGCCTCCCTGACCGAGGATGACAAGCGCGCGGCGTCGATCCTGCAAAAGCTCGATGAGATCAACATGTATCGCATCGCCGCCGACAAGCTGCCCTTCCAGCTGCCGCTGAAATCGCAGTTCCGCTATTCCTCGCCCTTCGGTTACCGCTGGGGCCGTCTGCATGCCGGTGTCGATATGGCGCTGCCCATCGGCAACCATGTCTATGCCCCTGCCGATGGTGTGATCACCGCCGCCGAATGGGAACATGGCTATGGTCAGGTGATCAAAATCCAGCATGAATTCGGTGTTTCGACCGTTTATGGCCATTTGTCCAAAATCCGCGTGCAGAAAGGGCAAAAGGTCTCGCAAGGCGATTTGATCGGTGATACAGGAAATACCGGACGGTCAACCGGACCGCATCTGCACTATGAAATCCGGTTAGGCGGTAAACCCGTTGATCCGATGACCTTCATCAAGGCTGCAAAGAATGTTTTCTAA
- a CDS encoding polymer-forming cytoskeletal protein, with the protein MFSKSKIHEPGTKSGEPEASKADAGLPPRKSDFAPPPGGAPRAKPGASVLSSDLTITGNIRTTGDVQVEGVVEGDIRAHLLTVGETATIRGEIVADDIVVNGRVIGRVRGLKVRLTSTAKVEGDIIHKTIAIESGAHFEGSVQRQEDPLQSGDVTPKLAPPVSSED; encoded by the coding sequence ATGTTTTCTAAAAGCAAAATCCACGAGCCCGGCACCAAATCCGGCGAACCCGAAGCAAGCAAGGCCGATGCAGGCCTGCCGCCGCGCAAAAGCGATTTCGCGCCGCCTCCCGGTGGTGCGCCCCGCGCCAAGCCCGGTGCTTCGGTGCTGTCTTCCGACCTGACCATCACCGGCAACATCCGCACCACGGGTGATGTGCAGGTTGAGGGCGTTGTTGAAGGCGACATCCGCGCGCATCTGCTGACCGTTGGCGAAACCGCCACCATCCGCGGCGAAATCGTTGCAGATGATATCGTGGTCAATGGCCGTGTGATCGGTCGCGTGCGTGGCCTGAAAGTGCGCCTGACCTCGACCGCAAAGGTCGAAGGCGACATCATCCACAAAACCATCGCGATTGAATCCGGTGCCCATTTCGAAGGGTCCGTGCAGCGTCAGGAAGACCCGCTGCAATCGGGCGATGTCACGCCGAAACTGGCTCCGCCGGTTAGCAGCGAAGACTGA